A region from the Hypanus sabinus isolate sHypSab1 chromosome 22, sHypSab1.hap1, whole genome shotgun sequence genome encodes:
- the LOC132379734 gene encoding uncharacterized protein LOC132379734: MVANWETFKTGQGSEPGNVQNRTGFRTWRCSKRNKGSELGDVQNRTVFGTGRLSNQNKVQYWEMFKTGQGSELGDVKNRTRFSSGRRSKHDRVQNGEMFKSGQRSELGKVQNRTRFRTGRCSKRNEVHNWEMFITGQGSELGDVQNMTGFRTGRCSNQDNVQNWERFITGQGSELGDVQNRTRFSPGRRSKHDRVQNGEMFKSGQRSELGKVQNRTRFRTGRCSKRNEVQNWERFKTGLGSELGDVRNGTRFITGRCSKQDRVLNWEMFKTERGSELGDVHNRTGFRIGRCSKQDRVQNWETFKSEQGSVLEYVENMTGFRTGRCSKQGKV; encoded by the coding sequence ATGGTTGCGAACTGGGAGACTTTCAAAACCGGACAGGGCTCAGAACCTGGAAACGTTCAAAACAGGACAGGGTTCAGAACCTGGAGATGTTCAAAACGGAACAaaggttcagaactgggagatgttCAAAACAGGACAGTGTTCGGAACTGGGAGACTTTCAAATCAGAACAAGGTTCAGTACTGGGAGATGTTCAAAACAGGTCagggttcagaactgggagacgTTAAAAACCGGACAAGGTTCAGTTCTGGGAGACGTTCAAAACATGACAGGGTTCAGAACGGGGAGATGTTCAAATCAGGACAACGTTCAGAACTGGGAAAGGTTCAAAACAGGACAAGGTTCAGAACTGGCAGATGTTCGAAACGGAACGAGGTTCATAACTGGGAGATGTTCATAACAGGACAGGGTTCAGAATTGGGAGACGTTCAAAACATGACAGGGTTCAGAACGGGGAGATGTTCAAATCAGGACAACGTTCAGAACTGGGAAAGGTTCATAACAGGACAAGGTTCGGAACTGGGAGACGTTCAAAACAGGACAAGGTTCAGTCCTGGGAGACGTTCAAAACATGACAGGGTTCAGAACGGGGAGATGTTCAAATCAGGACAACGTTCAGAACTGGGAAAGGTTCAAAACAGGACaaggttcagaactgggagatgttCGAAACGGAATGaggttcagaactgggaaaggTTCAAAACAGGACtaggttcagaactgggagatgttCGAAACGGAACGAGGTTCATAACTGGGAGATGTTCAAAACAGGACAGGGTTCTGAATTGGGAGATGTTCAAAACGGAACgaggttcagaactgggagatgttcacaacaggacagggttcagaattgggagatgttcaaaacaggacagggttcagaactgggagacgTTCAAATCAGAACAAGGTTCAGTCCTGGAATACGTTGAAAACATGACagggttcagaactgggagatgttCGAAACAGGGCAAGGTTTAG